A stretch of the Malus domestica chromosome 08, GDT2T_hap1 genome encodes the following:
- the LOC103441465 gene encoding uncharacterized protein isoform X1, which yields MFLVFYLAFFASSLGHLVVIFLGFPFAWSSVGNMYSSCWFWSQTARCFEKKSCCSFVVFSSACFRAFVVVVMEKIHRKCKALFRSRGCLRCCSQPRLLIPVDEPSNGLRIQGQSVRKNSISEDFWSTSTIEMENNAIQFQKSISSISTSNPLDSHGTSGSTSNTPEFVNHGLLLWNQTRNLWLANKQPQRQTQLREPRISWNATYESLLGTNKPFRQPIPLPEMIDFLVDIWEQDGLYD from the exons atgtttttagttttttatttggcATTCTTTGCTTCAAGCCTTGGGCATTTGGTAGTTATATTCTTAGGATTTCCCTTCGCATGGAGTTCTGTAGGAAATATGTATTCTAGCTGTTGGTTTTGGTCTCAGACAGCGAGATGCTTTGAGAAGAAATCGTGCTGTTCATTTGTTGTGTTTTCCAGTGCTTGCTTTCGAGCTTTTGTGGTTGTAGTTATGGAGAAAATCCATAGGAAATGCAAGGCTCTTTTCAGA AGCAGAGGCTGTCTTCGATGCTGTAGCCAACCCCGACTACTTATTCCTGTCGATGAGCCATCAAATGGACTGAGAATTCAAGGTCAATCAGTGAGAAAAAATAGCATATCAGAGGATTTCTGGAGCACTAGCACAATTGAAATGGAGAACAATGCAATCCAGTTTCAGAAAAGCATCTCATCAATTAGCACTTCAAACCCCCTTGATTCCCACGGTACTTCTGGCAGCACAAGCAATACACCTGAATTTGTAAATCATG GTCTTTTACTCTGGAACCAGACAAGGAATCTGTGGCTTGCAAATAAACAGCCTCAACGCCAGACACAACTTCGAGAACCTAGAATAAG TTGGAACGCCACTTACGAGAGCTTACTCGGTACCAACAAACCTTTTCGCCAGCCGATCCCTCTTCCT GAAATGATCGATTTTCTCGTCGATATTTGGGAGCAAGATGGTTTGTATGATTGa
- the LOC103441465 gene encoding uncharacterized protein isoform X5, which yields MENNAIQFQKSISSISTSNPLDSHGTSGSTSNTPEFVNHGLLLWNQTRNLWLANKQPQRQTQLREPRISWNATYESLLGTNKPFRQPIPLPEMIDFLVDIWEQDGLYD from the exons ATGGAGAACAATGCAATCCAGTTTCAGAAAAGCATCTCATCAATTAGCACTTCAAACCCCCTTGATTCCCACGGTACTTCTGGCAGCACAAGCAATACACCTGAATTTGTAAATCATG GTCTTTTACTCTGGAACCAGACAAGGAATCTGTGGCTTGCAAATAAACAGCCTCAACGCCAGACACAACTTCGAGAACCTAGAATAAG TTGGAACGCCACTTACGAGAGCTTACTCGGTACCAACAAACCTTTTCGCCAGCCGATCCCTCTTCCT GAAATGATCGATTTTCTCGTCGATATTTGGGAGCAAGATGGTTTGTATGATTGa
- the LOC103441465 gene encoding uncharacterized protein isoform X2, which translates to MHGSRGCLRCCSQPRLLIPVDEPSNGLRIQGQSVRKNSISEDFWSTSTIEMENNAIQFQKSISSISTSNPLDSHGTSGSTSNTPEFVNHGLLLWNQTRNLWLANKQPQRQTQLREPRISWNATYESLLGTNKPFRQPIPLPEMIDFLVDIWEQDGLYD; encoded by the exons ATGCATGGG AGCAGAGGCTGTCTTCGATGCTGTAGCCAACCCCGACTACTTATTCCTGTCGATGAGCCATCAAATGGACTGAGAATTCAAGGTCAATCAGTGAGAAAAAATAGCATATCAGAGGATTTCTGGAGCACTAGCACAATTGAAATGGAGAACAATGCAATCCAGTTTCAGAAAAGCATCTCATCAATTAGCACTTCAAACCCCCTTGATTCCCACGGTACTTCTGGCAGCACAAGCAATACACCTGAATTTGTAAATCATG GTCTTTTACTCTGGAACCAGACAAGGAATCTGTGGCTTGCAAATAAACAGCCTCAACGCCAGACACAACTTCGAGAACCTAGAATAAG TTGGAACGCCACTTACGAGAGCTTACTCGGTACCAACAAACCTTTTCGCCAGCCGATCCCTCTTCCT GAAATGATCGATTTTCTCGTCGATATTTGGGAGCAAGATGGTTTGTATGATTGa
- the LOC103441465 gene encoding uncharacterized protein isoform X4, protein MKSCRYLPSWGSAIFTCMGGCLRCCSQPRLLIPVDEPSNGLRIQGQSVRKNSISEDFWSTSTIEMENNAIQFQKSISSISTSNPLDSHGTSGSTSNTPEFVNHGLLLWNQTRNLWLANKQPQRQTQLREPRISWNATYESLLGTNKPFRQPIPLPEMIDFLVDIWEQDGLYD, encoded by the exons ATGAAAAGCTGTAGATATCTTCCCTCTTGGGGCTCTGCCATTTTCACATGCATGGG AGGCTGTCTTCGATGCTGTAGCCAACCCCGACTACTTATTCCTGTCGATGAGCCATCAAATGGACTGAGAATTCAAGGTCAATCAGTGAGAAAAAATAGCATATCAGAGGATTTCTGGAGCACTAGCACAATTGAAATGGAGAACAATGCAATCCAGTTTCAGAAAAGCATCTCATCAATTAGCACTTCAAACCCCCTTGATTCCCACGGTACTTCTGGCAGCACAAGCAATACACCTGAATTTGTAAATCATG GTCTTTTACTCTGGAACCAGACAAGGAATCTGTGGCTTGCAAATAAACAGCCTCAACGCCAGACACAACTTCGAGAACCTAGAATAAG TTGGAACGCCACTTACGAGAGCTTACTCGGTACCAACAAACCTTTTCGCCAGCCGATCCCTCTTCCT GAAATGATCGATTTTCTCGTCGATATTTGGGAGCAAGATGGTTTGTATGATTGa
- the LOC103441465 gene encoding uncharacterized protein isoform X3 has translation MPSFRGCLRCCSQPRLLIPVDEPSNGLRIQGQSVRKNSISEDFWSTSTIEMENNAIQFQKSISSISTSNPLDSHGTSGSTSNTPEFVNHGLLLWNQTRNLWLANKQPQRQTQLREPRISWNATYESLLGTNKPFRQPIPLPEMIDFLVDIWEQDGLYD, from the exons ATGCCATCCTTCAG AGGCTGTCTTCGATGCTGTAGCCAACCCCGACTACTTATTCCTGTCGATGAGCCATCAAATGGACTGAGAATTCAAGGTCAATCAGTGAGAAAAAATAGCATATCAGAGGATTTCTGGAGCACTAGCACAATTGAAATGGAGAACAATGCAATCCAGTTTCAGAAAAGCATCTCATCAATTAGCACTTCAAACCCCCTTGATTCCCACGGTACTTCTGGCAGCACAAGCAATACACCTGAATTTGTAAATCATG GTCTTTTACTCTGGAACCAGACAAGGAATCTGTGGCTTGCAAATAAACAGCCTCAACGCCAGACACAACTTCGAGAACCTAGAATAAG TTGGAACGCCACTTACGAGAGCTTACTCGGTACCAACAAACCTTTTCGCCAGCCGATCCCTCTTCCT GAAATGATCGATTTTCTCGTCGATATTTGGGAGCAAGATGGTTTGTATGATTGa